A DNA window from Drosophila virilis strain 15010-1051.87 chromosome 4, Dvir_AGI_RSII-ME, whole genome shotgun sequence contains the following coding sequences:
- the SmydA-3 gene encoding SET domain-containing protein SmydA-8 isoform X2 translates to MSVSNMTATPALEVNRTAVECSRIYGRFLVANEPVQRGELLVQEQPLAIGPKCNGYVLCLACYRPDVQERCSLCGWPLCSLCDGNASNQHLELECAVLQLAKARFYEMPAGSLHWPQLDCIMPLRVLLAKEAQPERWLNEVAPMEHHEQARRENADVWHADRVNIAQYLRGPCKLAERFSEELIMQVVGVLEVNAFEARTSQGYPLRCLYPYTGILAHNCVPNTARTIHPSEGYKIRLRAMVALEAGQQLQHSYTYTLDGTAQRQAHLREGKYFTCSCERCLDASELQTHFSSMKCGQCTEGWLLPKHPTAMNSSWNCRACDHSTSSEEVRQIVAALQAEVNAVQALDMGPKRLEESERLLRKYKSLLHPSHYIATSLRQLLIEMYGRVQGYEMVQLTDQLLERKASLCREVLRVLNIFEPGLSRARAMNLYELHVPLVLLAKSGFIASKLSGGELRARLVDAIDLLKECVEILQHEDQRSQEGILCGVAKQALQQLTISVEGLGSELD, encoded by the exons ATGTCAGTGAGCAATATGACAGCGACGCCGGCGCTCGAAGTCAATCGCACGGCAGTCGAATGTAGCCGCATTTATGGGCGCTTTCTGGTCGCCAACGAGCCAGTGCAGCGCGGCGAGCTGTTGGTGCAGGAGCAACCCCTTGCCATTGGGCCCAAGTGCAATGGATATGTGCTATGCCTCGCCTGCTATCGTCCAGATGTCCAGGAGCGCTGCTCCCTTTGTGGCTGGCCCCTGTGCAGCCTATGTGATGGAAATGCGTCCAACCAACATCTGGAGCTGGAGTGCGCCGTGCTGCAGTTGGCCAAAGCGCGTTTCTATGAGATGCCCGCCGGCAGCCTGCATTGGCCCCAGCTGGACTGCATCATGCCACTGAG AGTGTTGCTGGCAAAGGAAGCACAGCCGGAGCGTTGGCTCAACGAGGTGGCGCCCATGGAGCACCATGAGCAGGCCCGCCGCGAGAATGCAGATGTCTGGCATGCGGATCGGGTAAACATAGCCCAATATTTGCGCGGTCCCTGCAAGCTGGCTGAACGTTTCAGCGAGGAGCTCATCATGCAAGTGGTGGGCGTGCTGGAAGTCAATGCTTTCGAGGCACGCACCAGCCAAGGCTATCCGTTGCGCTGCCTGTATCCATACACGGGAATTCTGGCCCACAATTGTGTGCCCAACACGGCGCGAACCATTCATCCCAGCGAGGGCTACAA GATTCGCTTGCGCGCTATGGTTGCTCTGGAAGCAggccaacagctgcagcacagCTATACCTACACCTTGGACGGCACCGCCCAAAGGCAGGCGCATCTGCGTGAGGGCAAATACTTCACATGCAGCTGTGAGCGCTGCCTGGATGCCAGCGAACTGCAGACACACTTCTCCAGCATGAAGTGTGGCCAGTGCACGGAGGGCTGGCTGCTGCCCAAGCACCCGACGG CTATGAACAGCAGCTGGAACTGCCGCGCCTGCGACCACAGCACAAGCAGCGAGGAGGTACGGCAAATTGTGGCCGCGCTACAGGCCGAGGTAAATGCTGTACAGGCTCTCGATATGGGTCCAAAGCGCCTGGAGGAATCGGAACGTTTGCTGCGCAAATACAAATCGCTGCTGCATCCATCGCATTACATAGCCACCAGCTTGCGGCAGCTGCTCATCGAGATGTACGGCCGTGTGCAGGGCTATGAGATGGTCCAGCTGACAGATCAGCTGCTGGAGCGTAAGGCGTCGCTGTGCCGCGAGGTGTTACGTGTGCTGAACATTTTTGAGCCGGGCCTGAGTCGCGCACGTGCTATGAATCTCTATGAGCTGCATGTGCCGCTGGTGCTGCTGGCTAAGAGCGGCTTCATAGCCAGCAAACTGAGTGGTGGCGAGCTGCGTGCCCGTCTGGTGGATGCCATTGATCTGCTCAAGGAGTGCGTAGAGATACTGCAGCATGAGGATCAACGGTCACAGGAGGGCATCCTGTGCGGTGTGGCCAAGCAGGCGCTCCAACAGCTCACAATAAGCGTTGAGGGCCTGGGCAGCGAACTGGACTAA
- the SmydA-3 gene encoding SET domain-containing protein SmydA-8 isoform X4: MLKARLEHDPVYGRCLATSEAVESGDVVVEELPFAYGPKRESGIVCLGCYRFLQFGEDGDSLDRCELCDWPICGSCMDDADDHRGECEIFAAARVTFAGNVGEDGVCPQLDCITPLRVLLAKEAQPERWLNEVAPMEHHEQARRENADVWHADRVNIAQYLRGPCKLAERFSEELIMQVVGVLEVNAFEARTSQGYPLRCLYPYTGILAHNCVPNTARTIHPSEGYKIRLRAMVALEAGQQLQHSYTYTLDGTAQRQAHLREGKYFTCSCERCLDASELQTHFSSMKCGQCTEGWLLPKHPTAMNSSWNCRACDHSTSSEEVRQIVAALQAEVNAVQALDMGPKRLEESERLLRKYKSLLHPSHYIATSLRQLLIEMYGRVQGYEMVQLTDQLLERKASLCREVLRVLNIFEPGLSRARAMNLYELHVPLVLLAKSGFIASKLSGGELRARLVDAIDLLKECVEILQHEDQRSQEGILCGVAKQALQQLTISVEGLGSELD, translated from the exons ATGTTGAAAGCGCGCTTGGAACACGACCCAGTCTACGGCCGTTGCCTGGCCACATCAGAGGCAGTGGAGAGTGGCGACGTTGTTGTGGAGGAGCTGCCCTTTGCCTATGGCCCCAAGCGAGAGAGTGGAATTGTGTGCCTGGGCTGCTATCGTTTCCTGCAGTTCGGCGAGGACGGCGACTCGCTGGACCGCTGCGAGCTGTGCGACTGGCCAATATGCGGCAGCTGCAtggatgatgctgatgatcaTCGGGGCGAGTGCGAGATCTTTGCCGCGGCACGTGTCACATTTGCCGGCAACGTCGGCGAGGATGGCGTCTGTCCACAATTGGATTGCATAACACCATTGAG AGTGTTGCTGGCAAAGGAAGCACAGCCGGAGCGTTGGCTCAACGAGGTGGCGCCCATGGAGCACCATGAGCAGGCCCGCCGCGAGAATGCAGATGTCTGGCATGCGGATCGGGTAAACATAGCCCAATATTTGCGCGGTCCCTGCAAGCTGGCTGAACGTTTCAGCGAGGAGCTCATCATGCAAGTGGTGGGCGTGCTGGAAGTCAATGCTTTCGAGGCACGCACCAGCCAAGGCTATCCGTTGCGCTGCCTGTATCCATACACGGGAATTCTGGCCCACAATTGTGTGCCCAACACGGCGCGAACCATTCATCCCAGCGAGGGCTACAA GATTCGCTTGCGCGCTATGGTTGCTCTGGAAGCAggccaacagctgcagcacagCTATACCTACACCTTGGACGGCACCGCCCAAAGGCAGGCGCATCTGCGTGAGGGCAAATACTTCACATGCAGCTGTGAGCGCTGCCTGGATGCCAGCGAACTGCAGACACACTTCTCCAGCATGAAGTGTGGCCAGTGCACGGAGGGCTGGCTGCTGCCCAAGCACCCGACGG CTATGAACAGCAGCTGGAACTGCCGCGCCTGCGACCACAGCACAAGCAGCGAGGAGGTACGGCAAATTGTGGCCGCGCTACAGGCCGAGGTAAATGCTGTACAGGCTCTCGATATGGGTCCAAAGCGCCTGGAGGAATCGGAACGTTTGCTGCGCAAATACAAATCGCTGCTGCATCCATCGCATTACATAGCCACCAGCTTGCGGCAGCTGCTCATCGAGATGTACGGCCGTGTGCAGGGCTATGAGATGGTCCAGCTGACAGATCAGCTGCTGGAGCGTAAGGCGTCGCTGTGCCGCGAGGTGTTACGTGTGCTGAACATTTTTGAGCCGGGCCTGAGTCGCGCACGTGCTATGAATCTCTATGAGCTGCATGTGCCGCTGGTGCTGCTGGCTAAGAGCGGCTTCATAGCCAGCAAACTGAGTGGTGGCGAGCTGCGTGCCCGTCTGGTGGATGCCATTGATCTGCTCAAGGAGTGCGTAGAGATACTGCAGCATGAGGATCAACGGTCACAGGAGGGCATCCTGTGCGGTGTGGCCAAGCAGGCGCTCCAACAGCTCACAATAAGCGTTGAGGGCCTGGGCAGCGAACTGGACTAA
- the Dnz1 gene encoding palmitoyltransferase ZDHHC3 isoform X2: MVFIRDPCGIVCLIFTYGAVIYADYVVMRWIILTTMPLSIWAPFHVVLFNTIVFLLGMSHLKAVFSDPGIVPLPANRLDFSDLHTTNNGTKQISGNGHGSEWTVCTRCETYRPPRAHHCRICKRCIRRMDHHCPWINNCVGERNQKYFLQFLVYVGILSLYSIGLILGSWVSPCTECSQNVIDSQLRILFLYLGFTPSSCCWNRRCLDCL; the protein is encoded by the exons ATGGTTTTCATTCGCGATCCCTGTGGCATTGTCTGCCTGATTTTCACCTATGGCGCTGTTATCTATGCAGATTATGTGGTCATGCGCTGGATTATACTGACAACCATGCCCCTGAG CATCTGGGCGCCCTTCCATGTTGTGCTCTTTAACACGATCGTCTTCCTGCTTGGCATGTCGCATTTGAAGGCTGTTTTCTCAGATCCGGGCATTGTGCCGCTGCCCGCAAATCGCTTGGACTTCTCCGATCTACATACCACGAACAACGGTACAAAACAGATATCCGGCAATGGCCATGGCAGCGAATGGACTGTGTGCACCCGTTGCGAAACCTATAGGCCACCACGTGCCCATCATTGTCGCATTTGCAAGCGCTGCATACGCCGCATGGACCATCATTGTCCGTGGATAAACAATTGTGTGGGCGAACGCAATCAAAAGTATTTTCTGCAATTTCTCGTCTATGTGGGTATTCTTTCCCTTTATTCCATCGGGCTGATACTCGGCTCTTGGGTATCGCCCTGCACGGAATGCAGTCAGAATGTCATTGATTCGCAGCTACGCAT ACTCTTCCTTTACTTAGGATTCACTCCGTCATCCTGCTGCTGGAATCGGCGCTGTTTGGACTGTTTGTGA
- the porin gene encoding voltage-dependent anion-selective channel — MAPPSYSDLGKQARDIFSKGYNFGLWKLDLKTKTSSGIEFNTAGHSNQESGKVFGSLETKYKVKDYGLTLTEKWNTDNTLFTEVAVQDQLLEGLKLSLEGNFAPQSGNKNGKFKVAYGHENVKADSDVNIDLKGPLINASAVLGYQGWLAGYQTAFDTQQSKLTTNNFALGYSTKDFVLHTAVNDGQEFSGSIFQRTSDKLDVGVQLSWASGTSNTKFAIGAKYQLDDDASVRAKVNNASQVGLGYQQKLRDGITLTLSTLVDGKNFNAGGHKIGVGLELEA, encoded by the exons ATGGCACCTCCATCATACAGCGATTTGGGCAAACAGGCTCGCGACATCTTCAGCAAAGGCTACAACTTTGGCCTGTGGAAGCTGGATCTGAAGACTAAGACGTCGTCGGGCATTGAATTCAACACAGCCGGCCATTCGAACCAGGAATCGGGCAAGGTATTCGGCTCCTTGGAGACGAAGTACAAGGTCAAGGATTATGGCCTAACCCTGACGGAGAAATGGAACACAGACAACACTCTCTTCACTGAGGTGGCTGTACAGGATCAGTTGCTCGAGGGCCTCAAGCTGTCGCTGGAAGGCAACTTTGCGCCACAGTCGGGCAACAAGAACGGCAAGTTCAAGGTTGCGTACGGTCATGAGAATGTCAAGGCCGATTCGGATGTCAATATTGACCTGAAGGGTCCCTTGATCAATGCCTCTGCCGTGCTGGGCTACCAGGGCTGGTTGGCCGGTTATCAGACCGCATTCGATACACAACAGTCCAAGTTGACCACCAACAACTTTGCCCTCGGCTACTCCACCAAGGACTTTGTCCTCCACACAGCCGT GAATGATGGCCAGGAGTTCAGCGGCTCAATCTTCCAACGCACTTCCGACAAACTGGATGTGGGCGTTCAGCTGTCGTGGGCCAGCGGCACCAGCAACACCAAGTTTGCCATTGGCGCCAAATATCAATTGGACGATGATGCCAGCGTGCGCGCCAAGGTTAACAATGCCAGCCAGGTTGGCTTGGGCTATCAACAGAAGTTGCGTGATGGCATCACCTTGACGCTCTCCACGCTTGTCGATGGCAAGAACTTCAATGCCGGTGGCCACAAGATTGGCGTTGGCCTCGAATTGGAAGCCTAA
- the Porin2 gene encoding voltage-dependent anion-selective channel has product MAPPPVYTDLGKLARDLFRRGYHPGLWQLDCKTMTSSGIEFFTTGFASQDASKVMGSLQSKYNIEDYGLTLTERWNTDNLLYGEIAQKDKLVEGLLLALEGRFQPSSGDKEGKFMARYAQESYNILGKIDIKSDPLVGLSLVLGHKEFLGGAAVDCDINGGNVSWKVALGWTNESTTLHAELINAEGWLLSLFHKANEQIDAAVEIGKAAAEAAAEEGQEPTESELNIGVGMIYHLAGDALIRAKINNNAELGLGYQQKLREGITMSISTVLDCKNITEGNHKFGVGLSLEC; this is encoded by the exons ATGGCGCCGCCACCTGTTTATACTGATTTAGGCAAATTAGCCCGCGACTTATTCAGGCGAGGCTACCATCCAGGTCTATGGCAGTTGGACTGCAAGACCATGACCAGCTCCGGCATCGAGTTTTTTACGACTGGCTTCGCCAGTCAAGATGCCAGCAAAGTGATGGGCTCCCTGCAGAGCAAATATAATATAGAGGATTATGGCTTAACGCTTACGGAACGCTGGAACACGGACAATCTGCTCTATGGCGAGATTGCGCAAAAGGATAAGTTAGTCGAGGGACTATTGCTGGCATTGGAGGGACGCTTTCAGCCCTCATCGGG CGACAAGGAAGGCAAATTTATGGCTCGTTATGCCCAGGAGAGCTATAACATTTTGGGCAAAATAGATATTAAGTCTGATCCATTAGTGGGTCTGTCGTTAGTGCTAGGCCATAAAGAGTTTTTGGGCGGAGCTGCCGTTGACTGCGATATAAACGGCGGCAATGTATCCTGGAAGGTTGCGCTTGGCTGGACCAATGAATCGACAACGCTGCACGCAGAACT AATAAATGCTGAGGGCTGGCTACTCTCACTATTCCACAAGGCTAACGAGCAAATAGATGCCGCTGTTGAGATTGGCAAAGCAGctgcagaagcagcagccgaGGAGGGCCAGGAACCGACAGAAAGTGAATTGAACATAGGTGTGGGAATGATCTATCATTTGGCAGGTGACGCCCTGATCCGtgccaaaataaacaacaacgcTGAACTGGGCCTGGGATACCAGCAGAAGCTACGCGAAGGCATCACCATGTCAATATCAACAGTTCTCGATTGTAAAAATATCACCGAAGGAAATCACAAGTTTGGCGTTGGCCTTTCCTTGGAGTGTTAA
- the Dnz1 gene encoding palmitoyltransferase ZDHHC3 isoform X1, translating into MVFIRDPCGIVCLIFTYGAVIYADYVVMRWIILTTMPLSIWAPFHVVLFNTIVFLLGMSHLKAVFSDPGIVPLPANRLDFSDLHTTNNGTKQISGNGHGSEWTVCTRCETYRPPRAHHCRICKRCIRRMDHHCPWINNCVGERNQKYFLQFLVYVGILSLYSIGLILGSWVSPCTECSQNVIDSQLRMIHSVILLLESALFGLFVTAIMVDQLHAILYDETAVEAIQQKGAYRPNRRKYQLLADVFGRGHPALWLLPCASLNHAARYHDTPLLSHDV; encoded by the exons ATGGTTTTCATTCGCGATCCCTGTGGCATTGTCTGCCTGATTTTCACCTATGGCGCTGTTATCTATGCAGATTATGTGGTCATGCGCTGGATTATACTGACAACCATGCCCCTGAG CATCTGGGCGCCCTTCCATGTTGTGCTCTTTAACACGATCGTCTTCCTGCTTGGCATGTCGCATTTGAAGGCTGTTTTCTCAGATCCGGGCATTGTGCCGCTGCCCGCAAATCGCTTGGACTTCTCCGATCTACATACCACGAACAACGGTACAAAACAGATATCCGGCAATGGCCATGGCAGCGAATGGACTGTGTGCACCCGTTGCGAAACCTATAGGCCACCACGTGCCCATCATTGTCGCATTTGCAAGCGCTGCATACGCCGCATGGACCATCATTGTCCGTGGATAAACAATTGTGTGGGCGAACGCAATCAAAAGTATTTTCTGCAATTTCTCGTCTATGTGGGTATTCTTTCCCTTTATTCCATCGGGCTGATACTCGGCTCTTGGGTATCGCCCTGCACGGAATGCAGTCAGAATGTCATTGATTCGCAGCTACGCAT GATTCACTCCGTCATCCTGCTGCTGGAATCGGCGCTGTTTGGACTGTTTGTGACGGCAATTATGGTAGATCAGCTACATGCCATTTTGTACGATGAGACGGCCGTTGAGGCGATACAACAGAAGGGTGCCTATCGGCCGAATCGACGTAAATATCAACTGTTGGCAGATGTGTTTGGCCGCGGCCATCCGGCGCTTTGGCTGCTGCCTTGCGCTAGTCTAAATCACGCCGCACGCTATCACGACACCCCGCTGCTCAGTCACGATGTTTAG
- the SmydA-3 gene encoding SET domain-containing protein SmydA-8 isoform X1 encodes MSVSNMTATPALEVNRTAVECSRIYGRFLVANEPVQRGELLVQEQPLAIGPKCNGYVLCLACYRPDVQERCSLCGWPLCSLCDGNASNQHLELECAVLQLAKARFYEMPAGSLHWPQLDCIMPLRVLLAKEAQPERWLNEVAPMEHHEQARRENADVWHADRVNIAQYLRGPCKLAERFSEELIMQVVGVLEVNAFEARTSQGYPLRCLYPYTGILAHNCVPNTARTIHPSEGYKIRLRAMVALEAGQQLQHSYTYTLDGTAQRQAHLREGKYFTCSCERCLDASELQTHFSSMKCGQCTEGWLLPKHPTGNWPSMNSSWNCRACDHSTSSEEVRQIVAALQAEVNAVQALDMGPKRLEESERLLRKYKSLLHPSHYIATSLRQLLIEMYGRVQGYEMVQLTDQLLERKASLCREVLRVLNIFEPGLSRARAMNLYELHVPLVLLAKSGFIASKLSGGELRARLVDAIDLLKECVEILQHEDQRSQEGILCGVAKQALQQLTISVEGLGSELD; translated from the exons ATGTCAGTGAGCAATATGACAGCGACGCCGGCGCTCGAAGTCAATCGCACGGCAGTCGAATGTAGCCGCATTTATGGGCGCTTTCTGGTCGCCAACGAGCCAGTGCAGCGCGGCGAGCTGTTGGTGCAGGAGCAACCCCTTGCCATTGGGCCCAAGTGCAATGGATATGTGCTATGCCTCGCCTGCTATCGTCCAGATGTCCAGGAGCGCTGCTCCCTTTGTGGCTGGCCCCTGTGCAGCCTATGTGATGGAAATGCGTCCAACCAACATCTGGAGCTGGAGTGCGCCGTGCTGCAGTTGGCCAAAGCGCGTTTCTATGAGATGCCCGCCGGCAGCCTGCATTGGCCCCAGCTGGACTGCATCATGCCACTGAG AGTGTTGCTGGCAAAGGAAGCACAGCCGGAGCGTTGGCTCAACGAGGTGGCGCCCATGGAGCACCATGAGCAGGCCCGCCGCGAGAATGCAGATGTCTGGCATGCGGATCGGGTAAACATAGCCCAATATTTGCGCGGTCCCTGCAAGCTGGCTGAACGTTTCAGCGAGGAGCTCATCATGCAAGTGGTGGGCGTGCTGGAAGTCAATGCTTTCGAGGCACGCACCAGCCAAGGCTATCCGTTGCGCTGCCTGTATCCATACACGGGAATTCTGGCCCACAATTGTGTGCCCAACACGGCGCGAACCATTCATCCCAGCGAGGGCTACAA GATTCGCTTGCGCGCTATGGTTGCTCTGGAAGCAggccaacagctgcagcacagCTATACCTACACCTTGGACGGCACCGCCCAAAGGCAGGCGCATCTGCGTGAGGGCAAATACTTCACATGCAGCTGTGAGCGCTGCCTGGATGCCAGCGAACTGCAGACACACTTCTCCAGCATGAAGTGTGGCCAGTGCACGGAGGGCTGGCTGCTGCCCAAGCACCCGACGGGTAATTGGCCAT CTATGAACAGCAGCTGGAACTGCCGCGCCTGCGACCACAGCACAAGCAGCGAGGAGGTACGGCAAATTGTGGCCGCGCTACAGGCCGAGGTAAATGCTGTACAGGCTCTCGATATGGGTCCAAAGCGCCTGGAGGAATCGGAACGTTTGCTGCGCAAATACAAATCGCTGCTGCATCCATCGCATTACATAGCCACCAGCTTGCGGCAGCTGCTCATCGAGATGTACGGCCGTGTGCAGGGCTATGAGATGGTCCAGCTGACAGATCAGCTGCTGGAGCGTAAGGCGTCGCTGTGCCGCGAGGTGTTACGTGTGCTGAACATTTTTGAGCCGGGCCTGAGTCGCGCACGTGCTATGAATCTCTATGAGCTGCATGTGCCGCTGGTGCTGCTGGCTAAGAGCGGCTTCATAGCCAGCAAACTGAGTGGTGGCGAGCTGCGTGCCCGTCTGGTGGATGCCATTGATCTGCTCAAGGAGTGCGTAGAGATACTGCAGCATGAGGATCAACGGTCACAGGAGGGCATCCTGTGCGGTGTGGCCAAGCAGGCGCTCCAACAGCTCACAATAAGCGTTGAGGGCCTGGGCAGCGAACTGGACTAA
- the SmydA-3 gene encoding SET domain-containing protein SmydA-8 isoform X3, with protein sequence MLKARLEHDPVYGRCLATSEAVESGDVVVEELPFAYGPKRESGIVCLGCYRFLQFGEDGDSLDRCELCDWPICGSCMDDADDHRGECEIFAAARVTFAGNVGEDGVCPQLDCITPLRVLLAKEAQPERWLNEVAPMEHHEQARRENADVWHADRVNIAQYLRGPCKLAERFSEELIMQVVGVLEVNAFEARTSQGYPLRCLYPYTGILAHNCVPNTARTIHPSEGYKIRLRAMVALEAGQQLQHSYTYTLDGTAQRQAHLREGKYFTCSCERCLDASELQTHFSSMKCGQCTEGWLLPKHPTGNWPSMNSSWNCRACDHSTSSEEVRQIVAALQAEVNAVQALDMGPKRLEESERLLRKYKSLLHPSHYIATSLRQLLIEMYGRVQGYEMVQLTDQLLERKASLCREVLRVLNIFEPGLSRARAMNLYELHVPLVLLAKSGFIASKLSGGELRARLVDAIDLLKECVEILQHEDQRSQEGILCGVAKQALQQLTISVEGLGSELD encoded by the exons ATGTTGAAAGCGCGCTTGGAACACGACCCAGTCTACGGCCGTTGCCTGGCCACATCAGAGGCAGTGGAGAGTGGCGACGTTGTTGTGGAGGAGCTGCCCTTTGCCTATGGCCCCAAGCGAGAGAGTGGAATTGTGTGCCTGGGCTGCTATCGTTTCCTGCAGTTCGGCGAGGACGGCGACTCGCTGGACCGCTGCGAGCTGTGCGACTGGCCAATATGCGGCAGCTGCAtggatgatgctgatgatcaTCGGGGCGAGTGCGAGATCTTTGCCGCGGCACGTGTCACATTTGCCGGCAACGTCGGCGAGGATGGCGTCTGTCCACAATTGGATTGCATAACACCATTGAG AGTGTTGCTGGCAAAGGAAGCACAGCCGGAGCGTTGGCTCAACGAGGTGGCGCCCATGGAGCACCATGAGCAGGCCCGCCGCGAGAATGCAGATGTCTGGCATGCGGATCGGGTAAACATAGCCCAATATTTGCGCGGTCCCTGCAAGCTGGCTGAACGTTTCAGCGAGGAGCTCATCATGCAAGTGGTGGGCGTGCTGGAAGTCAATGCTTTCGAGGCACGCACCAGCCAAGGCTATCCGTTGCGCTGCCTGTATCCATACACGGGAATTCTGGCCCACAATTGTGTGCCCAACACGGCGCGAACCATTCATCCCAGCGAGGGCTACAA GATTCGCTTGCGCGCTATGGTTGCTCTGGAAGCAggccaacagctgcagcacagCTATACCTACACCTTGGACGGCACCGCCCAAAGGCAGGCGCATCTGCGTGAGGGCAAATACTTCACATGCAGCTGTGAGCGCTGCCTGGATGCCAGCGAACTGCAGACACACTTCTCCAGCATGAAGTGTGGCCAGTGCACGGAGGGCTGGCTGCTGCCCAAGCACCCGACGGGTAATTGGCCAT CTATGAACAGCAGCTGGAACTGCCGCGCCTGCGACCACAGCACAAGCAGCGAGGAGGTACGGCAAATTGTGGCCGCGCTACAGGCCGAGGTAAATGCTGTACAGGCTCTCGATATGGGTCCAAAGCGCCTGGAGGAATCGGAACGTTTGCTGCGCAAATACAAATCGCTGCTGCATCCATCGCATTACATAGCCACCAGCTTGCGGCAGCTGCTCATCGAGATGTACGGCCGTGTGCAGGGCTATGAGATGGTCCAGCTGACAGATCAGCTGCTGGAGCGTAAGGCGTCGCTGTGCCGCGAGGTGTTACGTGTGCTGAACATTTTTGAGCCGGGCCTGAGTCGCGCACGTGCTATGAATCTCTATGAGCTGCATGTGCCGCTGGTGCTGCTGGCTAAGAGCGGCTTCATAGCCAGCAAACTGAGTGGTGGCGAGCTGCGTGCCCGTCTGGTGGATGCCATTGATCTGCTCAAGGAGTGCGTAGAGATACTGCAGCATGAGGATCAACGGTCACAGGAGGGCATCCTGTGCGGTGTGGCCAAGCAGGCGCTCCAACAGCTCACAATAAGCGTTGAGGGCCTGGGCAGCGAACTGGACTAA